The Mytilus galloprovincialis chromosome 3, xbMytGall1.hap1.1, whole genome shotgun sequence genomic interval gtaatacacagaaacgaatgcgacATACGGAGGCTCAATGAGTTGAAAGTAGGTCCCAtaggtcttcagaagacttgacgtcttcttccaccaaaaactgAACATGATCCaagaatatgaggtcaaggtcagatataCAAAACGGGAAATACATGTACAGCACACacgaaattttatttaaatattgttgacctattgcacatagttctaagaaacaaacttgaacaacaaaatttaatattgaCCTATGAACCATAAAATTGATGAACCCTGCCAAACAGATATGTGAATCTTACAATCATTGCATGATTAAACTATAGCTGATCTATTTCATACAGTATTggagaaacaaacttaaccaggaaaacttaagattgacctatgaactatgaaaataaggtcatggtcagatgataatTACTAGACAGCATATACACCTTATCagcattccatacaccaaatatagttaacatatTGCTTAAAGTATTCATGGTAGTTAACATTGAGTAGTGAccttaaaaatgaggtcaaggtcaaataaaacatgccaaTGACAATATTTTCATagttcaaggtcacatgacacctgccagttggacatgtacaccttacaatcattccatacacaaatTGTAATAGACCATTGCTTAAATATCTTAGTTATGGACTAGACCAAGAAAACTTATCCTCagttactgatccatgaaatgaggtcaaggtcaagtgaaaacggTCTGACAGGCATAAGGTCCATGTAAAGTATGCACATAGttattctattacttataattAGAGAGAAATTAACAATGCTAAAAATCTTAACTTCTTTTTCTAAATAGCAACtgaccaatgaaaatgaggtcaaggacaatggacatatgacagatggAAACTTTATTACATAAGCTTttatatacaaagaatgaatgATCCTGGTCTTCTACCTTCCAAAATATTAAGATTTTAAGAAGTTTTTAAACACTCCAGCTGCCACAGGTTCACTATCCCCCatgttgagctttctgcgacaGAAATCACAGGCTTGACACAAATCATATCAACAGAAATATTGATATCCACACCCAGTCAAGGCCCTCATGGTGATTATATCAGAAAATTCTCTTTTTAATAACATCTTTAATCCTTTGGAAGTAGAGTTTTGTGAACTTTATATTCCCTCCTTAGCTGCTTCTTTCTTTGTATGTGTACATTACCAAAAACAATATATAGGTTTATAAAAAAGTGTCTAAAAGAAATACATAGGTTTTGATCATAGtgttagtaaataaataaatttaagttaagggtatatagatataggaagatgtggtatgagtgccaatgagacaactcttcatccaaataacaatttataacagtaaaccattataggttattaaggtacggccttcaacacagagccttggctgaACAAGAAGCTATTaagagccccaaaattactagtgtaaaaccattcaaacgggaaaactaacggtctaatctatataaaaaaacaagaaacacttataaataacataaacaaacgacaactactgtacatcagattcctgacttaggacaggcgcaaatatTTCCTGTTGAATTTTTATACCTGTTTTTATAAGCTACCATTATACATCAATGTATAATGGTAGCTTATAAAAACGGGTACATCCCTCTTTTGTATCAATATTGTTTCTGAACAACTAGACAGAATTTTGTAAAACTTTCTCAGAATTTTACTTACATGATGTCTACATCAATTTCTTTCTAAAGTCATTTTTTTCCCTGGGGTTTCTTTAAATTTGGTATGACATGGACTTTTGTAATATCTGTTTCCTATAGCACAAATTTGTATCAAATTCTCCTCAACCAATTAGGCCAAGGCAACTTAATACATGATATATTCTTTATCATACAACATACTTTGTAACTGCATGTAACATGTGGAGTATCAATTATTGTAAACACTGTGGttcattaaaaatgaaattaatgtaTTGTAAATCaacatctaaaataaaataagtttttattcatcattaatgcaaaaacatttattaaataataaataacaataaaacagCCTGTCTGCATGTAATTGTAATGAAACATGGAAATCAGAATATTGCTGAATTTTAGATCTCCAAGTAGTCCAAGATGAATTTTCCCTTTGGAAGTATACATATGCCAATCACATGAAGCCAGATCTACACAGTATTAGGATGTATTCACTGACCATTCTTCTTATTCCATTCTATACATTTGGCCAGAAGAGCGCAAACTTTTCACGGACCCAATTAGAGTATTTGTTTAAGGAAATCCTTAACAACCCAAGAATCAAAACATTTTTGAATTcatttaaaacatcaaatattaTTTGGTTGAGAAGGATTTTTCAAAACAAACTGGTatttttacaaacttaaactCTCATTTGCATATCAGACTCTGTTAAGTTTTGTAGTTATAAGAACACGTAATGTTTGATCAAACGCAGTGCAGACACACAATCCTTCCTTGTCAGGACTCCAATCAAAGGAGCTGATTGGCTGGGTTGACATCATTACGTTCTGCAATAGATTGACAGTACCAGCCACACCCATTTCTGCTCCATTCTCATCTTCCTTCACTCTCTTTGCTGGATATGtgctataaataaaacaatatcattatttattaaaatgtaatcTGTATTTTCTGTACAAATAAAAACTTGTACAGATTATTACAACTTTTACACAAGTTACAACATATTTTTCGATAGTCACTTCACTAAATTGGTCTATTAAAACTTCAATGCAATGTTATCTAAAGATATCTTATTCTTTATACAGCTTCTTTTAGCccggccagctgaaggacgactccgggtgcgggattttctcgatacattgaagacctgttggtgaccctctgctgttgttttttatttggtcgggttgttgtctctttgacacattccccatttcctttctcaattttatctaatcTTTTAGCAagttaaaaaatgatattttcaatTGTAAAATGTTTGATATGAATATAAAGAGAAAAAGCCTATACAGGCCAATAATTAATTAAACAGAACCAAACAACACAAAtaagtaacaagaatgtgtccatagtacatggatgtccCACTCTTTCTTCGTTCAGTGGACcattaaattgaggtcaaaactctaatttggcattaaaattagaaagatcatatcatattgaacatttgtactaagtttcaagtgatTGGACTTCCAATTTCATcgaaaactacattgaccaaaaactgtaacctgaagcgggacagacagataGACAGATGAACtgacgaacagaggcacagactAAAAAACATTATGCTCCTAGGTAGGAAATAAAAAAACATCTGAAGGTCAACATAAAGTCTTTTACAATAGACAGATATGCATAAACTGTAAATTCTTTTTAGActcaaatgcaattttaatttttgcaatattaagAAAAATCCTGTTATAAGCAtacataaaaattttcaaaatcggagTTCAGATTTTTGCAATCATAATCCTGTAGCATTTTTTGCAGTTATAAAAACATCACTATagtttatgaatttacagtatataatatCAAGCTCTAAATAATCTTGTGTAAAACAAATTCTCTCAGTTGTTGTAGACATGTTCATaatgtttgtaaattttaacttaCTATTTCCATAAATTGAGTGTACCATTTCCTCCAAGTGTCATGAATACATCTCTGTTCTGTGGTAAGTGTTTGCAGCCCCATACAGTAGACTTATGTGCCTGGTaaaaataattgtaatatacatttaATATCTACTAAAGGCCATTATGTGAACAGTAGcaggaaatgtttttaaaaaactttTCTGTTAAAATTCAATTTAACCTTATTCAGCTGAATGTATAAATCtgctttcttttaaattttgttaagaAACTTGAAATCTAAAATagatactgtggattaattaatatttgttggataccaattttcgtaaatttgggaaccacaaattcaaatgttcaacaagtaCAAATTTTCAATATGAATGTAAGCAGACTTTTTcaaaaccacgaaaataaatatccatgaataagcaagttttcctcaaaccatcaaaattggtacccatgaaaataaatgaatccacagtattcaatTTAAAAGCATGACATTTAAAAATTCTGGAATTTGTAACCTAAactaaaaagattttatttttccatattatGGATATCTTGATGATACATACTAGACTAATTCAACCTCATCGCAAGAAAGGAAATACTTGTATATGACAATATATTACATGGCTAAAACATAACAGAAACAGACCTGATTTGATAATATTCATATTATCTTCTCTAATTTTCTTGAATTTCCACACTATAATTTTTATTGACTATTTACTTTGTAAGAAACAGGCAAACAGGGAATATAATGATAACATGTTTAAATTCTAACTCAACACTACCTAATTAGcctttaaagatttgttttctaATAAGTAAAAATTGGTTATGAAAGTAACTCATTGACAACACAAAATCTAGGTTAGTGCACATGGAACACTGACAACCACCACTGTGCTTTCATaaactttttgttgttgttcataTTAAGCATACAAATGTTTTTGTGTAAGTTTGATGGACATGAATTGGATGTGTTAACTTGCATCATACATGGAAATCTGAAACATTTTTCATATATCTGTGCCTTACTTTTTCCGTGACACATGCAAATCCTTTTGTTGGATGTTGTGTTCTCATATCATAGACATGGAACTTTGATTCTAATGTAGTGGCTACCAGTTTATTCATACTGATGTCTTTCCTGTCAAATTCTAAACCACATACCTAAAAATACAGTAAGTTTGGAACATGATTGGAAAAactcaaataaataaaacaactacAGTACAGTATATATTtcaattgtattatattttttttaaagacagtACATGGTACAcacaaatatacttttttataaaGCTTAAAAGAAATCATCATTACTCTTATTCTAAGATTATACAATAACTTAAAagtgagctgcgtcggatagaaatggACCTTATGCAAGTGCATGTACACATATCTAAGATTTTGATCGATTTTGGAATAACTAAGATATAAAAGCTGCATTTTGGTCCGTTTAAAAGGGTTGTCTTCTTATGAAAACCTTCTTTTGGAACAATTACAGACTTTCCGTAGAAATTATTTTAACCCAAAATAGGTTAACAGAGGTATTGACTTTcgtttgcataaggtcgatttctatccgacgcagctcaagTAAAGGCTTCATAGCTAGCTGTTTgttgtgagccaatgctctgtgttgcTGGATGTTATTTGACCCGAACTgcttactttttacaaattgtgacatggatggagagttgtctcattggcactcataccacatcttcttacaaatGCATATCTAGACTACTCAATGGGctaatcaaaataattgtttttttttaaacttgtatgTATGTAATGTTCATACCTTTAGGTTTTACTTGAAATCAAATTACATAGATTATATGGTTCTTGAAAAACAACACCCACACAGAAAACTTTAAACTGACAATTATACCCAAAAATTTTTAGCAACTGTCCTGAGTACAAAATTAATATATTGGCAAGTTTATCAAAGTTGGATCTTTTTTCAGATCaacatgcgcgtagctacgtttacgtcaaaacgcccgggcgtacacttgaattttgaaaatattttttttttatctaaatataataagaaaaactggtcaaaagcacatcagcccTGTGCTTCTCTcttcaatggattgtaattttcaataataagggactaaatttactttaatcaaatagttcattttatatatttgttccaATTTTCTGTAAACGTCTGAATCTACTGTGAATTCtgcgtacttttcttatatttaaagcaattcattaTCTGCTGAGATTTGATATGCAGTTTGCATTGTTGTCGAGCATGTGACTTATGctgcaaaagcgagacatagcgtcGTCGGCGCagtcaatatttaggttccgaatgtggaCACAGTTTTTTGAATGACTCTCTGTTAAaaaaactgtttatgatcaaaaaaGTATCCAGtgcaatataataatgcaattatttctttaatttccCCCACATTTTACGGATAAAAggtatttctttctgcaattaataagtggtcaCAGTTTGggctaatttttttatttcttaattacattaactacttgtcgaaccttcagcgaattttatgaaaatttggaagaagttttttctataattaatgtctaaagcaaaattttgaaagcgtatgttttcgtttatttttctGTTCTTTACTGATAGCTAGACTTTTCTTTGCGCAATTAATTGCTCAATATATAAACCTTCATAAAATGTGATATATGGGCACACGTTaaattccagatcaagaaaatataataaagaaaattttTGATTCTTTTAAAATTCCTGGAAAAGACTGGTAAATTGATTCACTTCTTATGGAAAGAAATCGTGTTCCAGATGTTATATTGCatctttaagaaatatttttttcgtgttcattaaaagatgcttttgtcgattgtatgctcactcatgactttaaacaatttgaaagtaatattggtttgaaGTTTTCTCTACAACCAATGTCCGTTAGCTTCCAATTAACACAATGAATAAGTtctcaaaattaaacataaaaatataccatttagattcaaaagtatgttactatcaatgatttttactgacaggaatggTATGTCATTCTCGATAACTCGCTTTCGGGGGCTCCGTCCCCTTGGACCCACTACCAGCAGGGGGTGGGGGGTGGTGGGTGGCATTGAGTGGTTTGTCACCCCCTCAGACCCCTCGCCAAAGTTCGGGCGTACACGTGAAtatgacccagctacgccactgatcAAATATATCAACAATGTTAGAAACATCAGAAAAGTATATGCAGTGAAGTCAGCTAGAAAGAGATAAACATAAATTTAGTTTATTTAACAATAATACTTACTCCATTTTTGATATTAGTCTCCCATTTTAAGGCCATGTTTCTGAGGTCAAATAATTTAATATCACCATTGTCATACCCTGCACAAACACATCTATCACTCTGGTTATAGGCGTGaccttaaaaagaaaatatatatatgaggAAATGTAAACAGCATACCCTGCAAAACCACACCTATCACTCTAGTTAGAGGACATGAGATTAacaagaaaatataaatgaaataatgtaACAAGGTTAGGATATTTTTATCTTGATGAGACAGCATCCCACCAACCAGGATAATTCTAAAGGTAAAGGTACAGTATATTTGAACACCAGTTTGGGTTACGTAcaaaaattttcataatttcCTTGTTCCTGTTACCAAACAGGTCAGTACATGTACTGTGGATACGTTAATTTTCattgataccaattttcatggattcaggaaaaattacatttttattgatatctaattcagtggttttgacaaagtatgCATACATTTCTTCAGAAaaattgtaattcgttgaacatttaaatatgtggttctcctgtacccatgaaatcaaccaaaattggtatccaactaatattaaggtggtacccaacactttcactaaaattaatttggctcgtttaattttcataaaattttgacaaagtatttactttgacccttttataacaagtatataaaaatttcaaaaattttgaaccaaccgttttgtcagaaaaattacactggttatatagcagattgacaaacaacaattttgatcattgagaagcttaatattccctttaaaacacaacataattaaaacatttagctttttgcagagttatttccctgtagtgttaggtaccaccttaatgaatccacagtacattgtATTGTGGAATCCCTGGGGGCACAAGAAAGACAAGATACAATTTTAAGATTTGCTATCTGATATGCATTTAAAATATTccatgaatataattatttttcaacaaaGGGTATTGCAATaagtgaaaaacattttttagtgtcattaatttcataaatataagattgaaataaaagaaagtttCTTATATGAAAGATCAACaatctaaaaatatttaaatagtgcAAAGGTTCCTAAATGATATATATTCTCaaaaacatgtacaataaaaAGATCCAAATGCTGAAGAACAGGAATGAATAGCATACCAAATGCAACTGTCCAACAGTCTCGTTTATCTTCTCCTTCACCAGCTTCCATTGTAGCCACTGGGTCATTTTTCTGTCTGGGATCCCATACTTTAACGGCACCTGTTTCAACAGAAAAACAttaatttcaatacaaaatttaaacacttttaaaagcAAAACAAGAGATGTTAAATTAAGTGCAGTCTGCATCAAAATCTTTTCAAACTACTAAAATTTTACTAGCCTGGGGCATCAGACTAGTGGCTAATGATGAGGTCTGTaagttttttatatttaaaaaaacatattttgacagAAGCAATTTTCTGGATTAATCTACATCAAAAACACTCCAACACAAAATTTCCCTGGTGATTAAAATTAAcctcttaaggtggtacccaacaccttcactaaaatttatttgactcgtttaattttcataaaattttgactaagtatttactttgaccctttgacaaaaatatgaaaatttcaaaaaatttgaaccaaccattttatcagaaaaaatacactggttatatagcagattgacaaacactaattttgatcattgagaagcttaatattcacttaacaacacaacataattaaagcGTTTAGCTCAATTTACagtgttatctccctgtagtgttaggtaccaccttaagttaacATAAACATCATACAATAAATCTAACACAAGAATACACAACTTTATTTGTCTTGTGCTCTTTCATAACATTAAGAGGTATACTCTTAATTCAGAAATTagtgtgtgcatttattattgcaaatattcaataatggtttaattattgtgatttttatgATTTCTAACAATTCTACATATTAGGTCTATGTttcagatatcagaatgcaattttttttattgtgatacTAATCCAGTCACATAATTCTCATTAATAATACACATACCATCTCTACTTGCTGTGACTATTTCCGGAGCTCCCTCTCCAATGTAACCACCAACTCCATCAATAGCATTTATAATTTCTTTGTGGGCTTTCACAGAATATACAGGTAATTCCATTGACTCTAGATTcctgtaaacaacaataaaacatataaaccAGATATACTAAATTCACCATCaggattttggttttttttatgtcttaTGTTTCAAGGGACAAGTAGTATAGGATAAATGTTCACACATTGATGTTTAGGTCAAACaacaaattaaatgtttaatttcaagTCCACAGAAAGACTTGTCACATTATTCTAACTCTGAGCAAACCAGTTAGCATTCTTTAATCTTGAATAGGCCTTAGggacattgtattttttttcttatagcaAATACGATTATCTGTAATTTGtaatacattaaaaatatttaatttacaaaccATATCTGCATTTTTCCATCGAAGTCTCCAGTTGCAAAATATCTTTGCTGTAAACTTGATGCTCCAAATGTTCCACATTTCAAAGCTTTTGATTTCTCAATCTGTTAAGACAAATTATATAGAAGATACTGATCATACTCACTTATTTCTTACTGCTTTAtgtaaacaaggatttgtattggtttactatacaaatccttgatttaaacaaaaacaaaacaaaaataaaataaaacaaaaacaaaacgaaaagaaTTACATAAGATGTTCCTCTAAGGTTTTAATAGGTATTGATTTAATTTATAAGTGGCAGGAACATACAACGGGATATATATAGCATTACTAAATtcatcatgttttatttatttgtcatgAGTGGAGCCAGGTGCCAGACCATATTTCAACGATATTTTAACCCTTTACATAAGTGGGGTAAGTTATCCAACCTATTTTCAGTGGGATTTTACCCTTTTAAATGTGTCCatttctacatgtacatgtagtcaataattatacaatacaatacaatttacaatatttttattttccaaattaaagggcccattaagagcataacattaattacaacatgacataaacattacagagtgattaaagaaacataaaataataattcaaatgcatgaagaaaggatcagtggtcaaggggagataattttgatatattttagagtatttaactaattttctgattttcttagttgcaggcctttatccaggtatgcacataaaatagataaaaatctgctatcttcattaatcatgatccatgaaaaaagatcatttatatttaaactacCTAAACTGGGGTATGTTTTATATAATCAGTGAtatctcttctgaggttattgtaaatagggcattccagaagaaagtgcatttcattttcaatacaatttgtattacaatataaacatatcctctcatgtcgaggtaatatttcatatttaccacatacattggtaattcgttcatgtctgccagtttctattcttaaacagtgattgctaagtctgtattttgttaacaaatgtttttgtgggtgctttaaatctaaataattttcatagtcaaatgaccttttgaatgaaaaataagtgtccaatttgccttgattctgtaaataaaaatctcgcattttctcccaatcattttgaaaatttaatttgagctgttttttcaataagtttttaaatttatttttacatatatttaggtcaatacccaatttttcactgtagaaaatgatattagagagcCATGAATTATTGGAACCAGTTTGACCTttattttctatcatttttaactcagcataagcatttttcaataaatcagatggagaattctctagtctatgccaatacataaacatatgtgttagcaaatttatataaagaggatatctacccaattcaGACAGGACTGCTTCATTTGTGCACATCTTTGTAACACCAATAATATacttacaaaatttgaaattcagCTTCTCAAACTCCCAAtctttaaatattataattaaataagttttcttatttttgtattctgtgtagattagttttcattTAAGTGGGGCGATTTGGCAGATAAAAAATTATAAGTGAATCTAAATATTACCATTTTTCATTATGGGGCGAGTTGGCAGTAGTTATATTAACGGGATTAAACCCATTTCACAAGTGgggtgatttaaaaaaaaaaagtgtggcGATTTGGTAATCCAGTTTGGGTCGACTTTTTAAAAGTGGgtcgagttggtgaaaaagtgagGCGATTAGGTGTGGGGCGATTTACCAGTGGGAGATTTGTTATGGATTTGTCAAACAAATAGCGATAAGGActattaaagggataattcgcgatttttcacttttcatcttattacatgtattatgttcataataccataaaaaacatattcaccaagttttatttcgatatgaaaagtaataaaggagaaaattgggaattagttattttattttatcaaacttcctgacttatgtgacctagtttaagtctttgagcatgccgggagtgaaattaatctcatttaagtcttgttcgttaaccatctaataacgctatttaaagcgcatcgacgacttttggtgtagctattaaccaacgaaaagtaagtgatagccatgcaactttttaaattagattgtaggattcatttgtggattttttatacgaattctagtaattaaagtaaataatacaatagaacatttttatgattttttttcttcaaatactcaaaacaaacatatgaaactgacacgatcgatagtgtattaaaaaaatacatgtttgtattctgaactttttgcttcattccagaaaacattttcacttgcttgtactgtggaaattaaatgtgtattaatttgtgacacttagtgaatgttgaatgcgtagttaaactcaaggtaattaaaagattagcattatgtaattcttaTCTTTTGAACTTCATTCAGTGACACCTAGGAGTCACGGTTCAgcatttcaggtgtgaacaacatttcgtatgaatgatatACGGGAGTCAGTTATAGTTATAGACACAGAAATGAATTAGAAAATTAGAATTAGATTAAAccttggaaaaaaataaatagatttttattttatcaaatctttttttttttggtattatttatatttttataaataatattcttgacaccagtaatgttatttataaacaagcgtatgagttggacacgcaagacagagatgtatattatacacctgatagttcaaaatggagagttataagttatcggccgtgtacactgatcaatacctacagaagtgaaacgatgcatgaacttgcaagcccgacaggaaatcgcttgaatacctggacatgtcacctcacacccctcacaatacctttgggagtaatacctttagtcattctggtgatcagatgagggaagatccgaatttatttgaataaaatgaattactttaaagaattataaacgaattagatttacgaaaacagttttcacggaacacttatttatgacttaaactttgactttttaactaattccaatattaacagtttaaaaataacagactatggttatttaaaaaaaataagaacatttcccgtatcaagttagtttgtcagataaaacaaccgtacgattgacaagatatcgacacgcaattacgactacatcggttactgtagttttcgTCCTTTGTGGTTTAAAGACATATCGGGATTTTTAATCGGGGAAGacgacaaaatggcggaacgcagagaattgatactctaaatttaaaatcgatggtgatctcttatctagcggaataaaactttaatatctataaatttgagcatttctatatagaatggacataatatcaatttttgatttttttgcaaagtttcccTTTAATTAAGGTTCAACTTTAATTTTCCAAATTAACAGATTTAGACTAACCTGTTGTAGACAACATACATTACTACAAGAAACAGATAGTTGGGAAATTTGATCTTACTTACATCATGAACTAGTTTGACATCACCATGTTGTACTTCATAAACCTGAAATGCTCCAGTTCCGCGTGCATGGTTACCGAGTACAATAAATTTTGCGCTACACGGAATCCATTTTGTATCAAATAATGTGTAATTTACTGGTTTTTGTACATGGGAAATAATCTGTGGcttttccattttgttttaaaacacttttaaaataagaaaacttGTAGAAATTCGATTAAACCCAATCTTGTAGCAACatgaaatttctttttctttcgCGAACTTTAACCGGAAGTGAAACTTTCCTACCTTATTGCAGAAGAACTCTATAAATAAAAACAGGTGCTGCCAAAGTCAGTTAACTCGGTACTTTGCCTTTGTCACGACACTTATGTAGATATTTTAACACTTcttactttaatatttatatgtaGATAGATAATTTTCTGACAGAGTGATTACAAAACACT includes:
- the LOC143069682 gene encoding dynein axonemal assembly factor 10-like, whose protein sequence is MEKPQIISHVQKPVNYTLFDTKWIPCSAKFIVLGNHARGTGAFQVYEVQHGDVKLVHDIEKSKALKCGTFGASSLQQRYFATGDFDGKMQIWNLESMELPVYSVKAHKEIINAIDGVGGYIGEGAPEIVTASRDGAVKVWDPRQKNDPVATMEAGEGEDKRDCWTVAFGHAYNQSDRCVCAGYDNGDIKLFDLRNMALKWETNIKNGVCGLEFDRKDISMNKLVATTLESKFHVYDMRTQHPTKGFACVTEKAHKSTVWGCKHLPQNRDVFMTLGGNGTLNLWKYTYPAKRVKEDENGAEMGVAGTVNLLQNVMMSTQPISSFDWSPDKEGLCVCTAFDQTLRVLITTKLNRV